In the Helicobacter cetorum MIT 99-5656 genome, AAAAGACTTGGCTAACGCCCCATTAGAAGAAGTTTTATTGCTTTGGCGAGGTCTTGGCTATTATTCAAGGGCAAAAAATTTAAAAAAGAGTGCTGAAATTTGCGTAAAAGAACATAGCTCACAATTACCCAACAACTATCAAAGCTTAATTAAGCTTCCAGGAGTGGGTGCATATACCGCTAATGCGATTTTATGTTTTGGTTTCAGAGAAAACACCGCATGCGTAGATGCTAATATTAAACGAGTGCTTTTAAGGCTTTTTTCTTTAAACTTGGATACAAGCACAAAAGACTTGCAAACAAAAGCTAATGAGTTTCTTAATCTTAAGGAGAGCTTTAATCATAACCAAGCCCTTATTGATTTAGGAGCTTTAGTTTGCACCCCAAAGCCTAAGTGCGAGATTTGCTGTTTCAATGATTATTGCTTAGGTAAAAACAACCTAGAAAAACACACGCTTAAGAAAAAGCAAGAAATTATTCAAGAAGAGCGTTACTTAGGCATTGTAATAGAAAATAAAGAAATCGCTTTAG is a window encoding:
- a CDS encoding adenine-specific DNA glycosylase, with the protein product MKALHNALLTWYEEHGRKDLPFRNLKGINAPYEIYISEVMSQQTQINTVIQRFYFPFLQAFPTLKDLANAPLEEVLLLWRGLGYYSRAKNLKKSAEICVKEHSSQLPNNYQSLIKLPGVGAYTANAILCFGFRENTACVDANIKRVLLRLFSLNLDTSTKDLQTKANEFLNLKESFNHNQALIDLGALVCTPKPKCEICCFNDYCLGKNNLEKHTLKKKQEIIQEERYLGIVIENKEIALEKIEQKLYFGMHHFPSLKENLQFKLPFLGTIKHSHTKFKLNLNLYLASTKDLENPINFYSSKDLETLPISSMTLKILKFLKSKNLLGD